Proteins from a genomic interval of Leifsonia shinshuensis:
- a CDS encoding SfnB family sulfur acquisition oxidoreductase: MPSDTVVSPARSIAPARVISSDAEARAAARAFAETVRPHAAQIDADRRIPIEIVDAFSATGLWAITIPREYGGAEVSHATLADVIATVSAVEPSLGQIPQNHFCLVEDIRLSGTPEQKAFFFELVLAGARFANAFSEAGGKNVAEIQTRLVRDRDEVVVTGRKFYSTGSAYAHWIPVLAVDEDGLEQLVFTERDSAGLTVVDDWSAFGQRATSSGSVVLEDLRVPADRVFPMHTEYENPTIAGPFAQLTTAAIDLGIARGAIRETHDAVRAARPWIDSGVDSAAKDPLTLERLGRLDIDLAAAEALTEKAGEAIDAAKPAADEANVAAASIAVARAKVLTTELSLEASTRLLELGGTRATLGAKALDRYWRNARVHTLHDPVRWKPVIIGDYALNGTLPARHSWI, translated from the coding sequence ATGCCCAGCGACACCGTCGTCAGCCCTGCCCGCAGCATCGCGCCCGCCCGCGTGATCTCCTCCGACGCGGAGGCCCGCGCCGCCGCTCGTGCCTTCGCCGAGACCGTGCGCCCGCACGCGGCGCAGATCGACGCCGACCGGCGCATCCCGATCGAGATCGTCGACGCGTTCAGTGCGACCGGGCTGTGGGCGATCACCATCCCGCGCGAGTACGGCGGAGCGGAGGTGTCGCACGCGACGCTCGCCGACGTGATCGCCACGGTGTCGGCCGTCGAGCCGTCGCTCGGCCAGATCCCGCAGAACCACTTCTGCCTGGTCGAGGACATCCGGCTCTCCGGCACCCCGGAGCAGAAGGCGTTCTTCTTCGAGCTCGTGCTGGCGGGCGCCCGCTTCGCCAACGCGTTCTCGGAGGCCGGCGGCAAGAACGTCGCCGAGATCCAGACCCGCCTCGTGCGCGACCGCGACGAGGTCGTCGTGACCGGACGCAAGTTCTACTCGACCGGCTCGGCCTACGCGCACTGGATCCCGGTGCTCGCGGTGGACGAGGACGGGCTCGAGCAGCTCGTCTTCACCGAGCGCGACTCCGCGGGCCTGACCGTGGTGGACGACTGGTCCGCGTTCGGCCAGCGGGCGACCTCCAGCGGCTCGGTGGTGCTGGAGGACCTGCGCGTCCCTGCCGACCGGGTGTTCCCGATGCACACCGAGTACGAGAACCCGACGATCGCCGGACCCTTCGCCCAGCTGACGACCGCGGCCATCGACCTCGGCATCGCGCGCGGCGCCATCCGGGAGACCCACGACGCCGTCCGCGCGGCACGGCCCTGGATCGACAGCGGCGTGGACTCCGCCGCCAAGGACCCGCTGACCCTGGAGCGGCTCGGCCGGCTCGACATCGACCTCGCCGCCGCGGAGGCGCTTACCGAGAAGGCCGGGGAGGCCATCGACGCCGCCAAGCCCGCGGCCGACGAGGCGAACGTGGCCGCGGCCTCCATCGCCGTCGCCCGCGCCAAGGTGCTCACCACCGAGCTGTCGCTGGAGGCCTCCACCCGGCTGCTCGAGCTCGGCGGGACCCGCGCGACCCTCGGCGCCAAGGCGCTCGACCGGTACTGGCGGAATGCCCGCGTCCACACGCTGCACGACCCGGTGCGCTGGAAGCCGGTCATCATCGGCGACTACGCGCTCAACGGCACACTGCCCGCGCGGCACTCCTGGATCTGA
- a CDS encoding LLM class flavin-dependent oxidoreductase — protein sequence MAQQIRLNAFTMNSVGHLSPGLWRHPRDESRRYLDLDYWIELAQTLERGLIDAVFLADVLGVYDVYGGSRDAALRGGVQVPVNDPLQLIPAMAAATEHLGFGVTASVSFEHPYPFARRMSTLDHLTNGRIGWNIVTSYLNSGALNLGVSGQEAHDRRYEIAEEYLEVVYKLWQASWDDDAVVADAESGVYADPERVRPIRHEGEFFRVPGIHLSEPSPQRTPFLFQAGASARGLAFAAKHAENVFVAAPSKAVLARQVAGLREAVFAAGRDAASVAVINQQTVIVAETNAEARRRLDEYLEVASRVGALTLMSGWTGIDFSALDDDAVLRDQDSNAIQSVVKAFSAADPDREWTVREIAEYARIGGDGPVIAGSPETVADALEEWVDETGVDGFNLAAAAVPETFEGVVDLLVPELQRRGRYQTAYRPGTLREKLGGASARPSAPHPAALIALDEPVPAV from the coding sequence ATGGCGCAGCAGATCCGGCTCAACGCGTTCACGATGAACTCGGTCGGGCACCTCTCGCCCGGCCTCTGGCGGCATCCCAGGGACGAGTCCCGCCGCTACCTCGACCTCGACTACTGGATCGAGCTGGCGCAGACGCTCGAGCGCGGGCTGATCGACGCGGTCTTCCTCGCCGACGTCCTCGGCGTGTACGACGTCTACGGCGGCAGCAGGGATGCGGCGCTGCGCGGCGGCGTGCAGGTGCCGGTCAACGATCCGCTGCAGCTGATCCCGGCGATGGCGGCCGCGACCGAGCACCTCGGTTTCGGCGTGACCGCGAGTGTCTCGTTCGAGCACCCGTATCCCTTCGCGCGGAGGATGTCGACGCTCGACCACCTGACGAACGGCCGCATCGGCTGGAACATCGTCACCTCCTACCTGAACAGCGGAGCGCTGAACCTCGGCGTCAGCGGCCAGGAGGCGCACGACCGCCGGTACGAGATCGCGGAGGAGTACCTGGAGGTCGTCTACAAGCTCTGGCAGGCGAGCTGGGATGACGACGCTGTGGTCGCGGACGCCGAGTCCGGCGTGTACGCCGACCCCGAGCGGGTGCGGCCGATCCGGCACGAAGGCGAGTTCTTCCGGGTGCCCGGCATCCACCTCAGCGAGCCCAGCCCGCAGCGCACGCCCTTCCTGTTCCAGGCCGGCGCCTCGGCGCGCGGGCTCGCGTTCGCGGCGAAGCACGCCGAGAACGTGTTCGTCGCGGCTCCGAGCAAGGCGGTGCTGGCGCGCCAGGTCGCCGGGCTCAGGGAGGCCGTGTTCGCGGCCGGCCGCGACGCCGCGTCGGTCGCGGTGATCAACCAGCAAACCGTGATCGTCGCGGAGACGAACGCCGAGGCCCGGCGCAGGCTGGACGAGTACCTGGAGGTCGCCTCCCGGGTCGGCGCGCTGACGCTGATGTCGGGCTGGACCGGCATCGACTTCAGCGCGCTGGACGACGACGCCGTGCTGCGCGACCAGGACTCCAACGCCATCCAGTCGGTGGTGAAGGCGTTCAGCGCCGCCGATCCCGACCGGGAGTGGACCGTGCGCGAGATCGCGGAGTACGCGAGGATCGGCGGCGACGGCCCGGTGATCGCCGGCTCGCCGGAGACGGTCGCCGACGCACTGGAGGAGTGGGTCGACGAGACCGGCGTCGACGGCTTCAACCTGGCGGCGGCCGCGGTGCCGGAGACCTTCGAGGGCGTCGTGGACCTGCTCGTGCCTGAGCTGCAGCGCCGCGGGCGCTACCAGACCGCGTACCGGCCGGGCACGCTGCGCGAGAAGCTGGGCGGTGCGTCGGCACGCCCGAGCGCGCCGCACCCCGCCGCGCTGATCGCGCTCGACGAGCCCGTCCCGGCCGTCTGA
- a CDS encoding APC family permease, whose amino-acid sequence MAIEDQTSAAPIPTPTATTAATTSAPVRSRLRGNLGVASIVFMVVAAASPLGVIGGPVPLGIAIGNGTGFPFTFVIATVVLLLFAVGFTTMTPYVKSAGAFYSYVDRSLGRAAGLGTGFAALLSYITLEAAVFGLIGPGVQSLLGSYGVPSIPWWIYAAVAFGVVVFLGYRNIELSGRVLAVLLVAEVLIVLVLDAVIVFGGNTPEGLSTGIVSPSAILSGAPGIGILFAILSFIGFEATAVFRDEARDPDRTIPRATYLSLILIGVFYAVSSWALISAVGDSKAVKTATDHGGTLLADVTQKYLGTVGEHIIQVLFVTSLFACILSFHNIVSRYVFTLSGRAALPQRLGHAHARLGSPHRASVATGVVVGVLLLAGVVTGLDPINQFYTWLAGFSSVGIVLLLGITSVAVLVFFGRNRGTGVSLWRRAIAPALGLAGLLLFLVLILQNLPTLVGGSVPLAVGIVVLLLAAFALGPVVARVRAHAGVAPEDAAVDDAQD is encoded by the coding sequence ATGGCCATCGAAGACCAGACCAGCGCCGCGCCCATCCCGACCCCCACCGCCACGACGGCCGCCACGACCTCCGCCCCGGTGCGCTCGCGCCTGCGCGGCAACCTCGGCGTCGCCTCGATCGTGTTCATGGTCGTCGCCGCGGCCTCCCCGCTCGGCGTGATCGGCGGACCGGTCCCGCTCGGCATCGCGATCGGCAACGGCACCGGCTTCCCGTTCACGTTCGTGATCGCGACCGTCGTGCTGCTGCTCTTCGCGGTCGGCTTCACGACCATGACCCCGTACGTGAAGTCGGCCGGCGCCTTCTACTCCTACGTCGACCGCAGCCTCGGCCGCGCGGCCGGCCTCGGCACCGGGTTCGCCGCCCTGCTCTCGTACATCACGCTGGAGGCCGCGGTCTTCGGCCTGATCGGCCCGGGCGTGCAGTCGCTGCTCGGCTCCTACGGCGTCCCGAGCATCCCCTGGTGGATCTACGCGGCCGTCGCGTTCGGGGTCGTCGTCTTCCTCGGCTACCGCAACATCGAGCTGTCCGGCCGCGTGCTCGCGGTGCTGCTCGTCGCCGAGGTGCTGATCGTGCTCGTCCTGGACGCGGTGATCGTGTTCGGCGGCAACACCCCGGAGGGCCTCTCGACCGGGATCGTGTCGCCGTCGGCGATCCTCTCCGGCGCGCCCGGCATCGGCATCCTGTTCGCCATCTTGAGCTTCATCGGCTTCGAGGCGACCGCGGTGTTCCGCGACGAGGCCCGCGACCCCGACCGCACCATCCCGCGGGCCACCTACCTGTCCCTGATCCTGATCGGCGTCTTCTACGCGGTCTCCAGCTGGGCGCTGATCAGCGCGGTCGGCGACTCCAAGGCCGTCAAGACCGCGACCGACCACGGCGGCACGCTGCTCGCGGACGTCACCCAGAAGTACCTCGGGACGGTCGGCGAGCACATCATCCAGGTGCTGTTCGTGACCAGCCTGTTCGCCTGCATCCTGTCGTTCCACAACATCGTCTCGCGCTACGTGTTCACCCTCTCCGGCCGCGCCGCCCTCCCGCAGCGCCTCGGCCACGCGCACGCCCGGCTCGGCTCGCCGCACCGCGCCTCCGTCGCGACCGGCGTGGTCGTCGGCGTGCTGCTCCTGGCCGGCGTGGTCACCGGGCTGGACCCGATCAACCAGTTCTACACGTGGCTCGCGGGCTTCTCCTCCGTCGGCATCGTCCTGCTGCTCGGCATCACGAGCGTGGCGGTGCTGGTCTTCTTCGGCCGCAACCGCGGCACCGGCGTCTCGCTCTGGCGCCGCGCCATCGCCCCGGCGCTCGGCCTGGCGGGCCTCCTGCTCTTCCTGGTGCTCATCCTGCAGAACCTGCCGACGCTCGTCGGCGGCAGCGTGCCGCTCGCGGTCGGGATCGTGGTGCTGCTGCTCGCGGCGTTCGCGCTCGGTCCGGTGGTGGCGCGCGTGCGGGCGCACGCGGGGGTGGCGCCGGAGGATGCGGCGGTGGATGACGCGCAGGACTGA
- a CDS encoding helix-turn-helix domain-containing protein: MSRDVASIARTLGGELVEGARNGGTPVDEVVGLDDFSVVGHPSYATLVVVPARRLREALGATDDRAAALRQAVLVTHGGGAATRRAVQAAGMTAIVSAEPADELLAPTLTALLAVDQAAEDRAVTSAMKVLTLAARRGGVSGVVAELAHRIDGWAVLLDRHGQVITTAGAGGLHIQDAIAVALDRPVRVRHRGLQVHAVGAGEDLSARLIVSSRTEASSRARELGSQTAALLDLLLRTDDPTRTERLGRAVMVDALLAGGDAAADLLRKWGVHETTLTAFVLTARSAAVEVERLVSHWLDELGAAHILTADRNTVTGFLRDDQVDAIGDRAEAYSSALFLGLGLPAPVDALARSAAEARLAVEAARAEGRRVVRYRSIPTVQYVIDRLSDGDALRLGHLLDPLRDADGRHGELTETLRVYLAENGAWGVTAERLGVHRQTLTGRIHRVEELTGLSMADADDRASAWLALRALGRPGA; the protein is encoded by the coding sequence ATGTCCCGCGACGTCGCCTCCATCGCCCGCACCCTCGGCGGCGAGCTCGTGGAGGGCGCGCGGAACGGCGGGACTCCGGTGGACGAGGTGGTCGGGCTGGACGACTTCTCCGTCGTCGGTCACCCCTCCTACGCCACGCTCGTCGTCGTCCCCGCCCGCCGGCTGCGGGAGGCGCTCGGGGCGACCGACGACCGCGCGGCGGCTCTGCGGCAGGCGGTGCTGGTCACCCACGGCGGCGGCGCCGCGACCCGGCGCGCCGTCCAGGCCGCCGGGATGACCGCCATCGTCTCAGCGGAGCCGGCCGACGAGCTCCTGGCGCCGACGCTGACCGCGCTGCTCGCCGTCGACCAGGCCGCGGAGGACCGCGCCGTGACCTCCGCCATGAAGGTGCTGACCCTCGCGGCCCGGCGCGGCGGCGTCTCGGGCGTGGTCGCCGAGCTGGCCCATCGGATCGACGGCTGGGCCGTCCTCCTCGACCGGCACGGCCAGGTGATCACGACCGCCGGCGCGGGCGGCCTCCACATCCAGGACGCGATCGCCGTCGCGCTCGACCGGCCGGTGCGCGTCCGCCACCGCGGACTGCAGGTGCACGCCGTGGGCGCCGGCGAGGACCTCTCCGCCCGGCTCATCGTCAGCTCGCGCACCGAGGCCTCCAGCCGGGCGCGCGAGCTCGGCTCGCAGACGGCGGCGCTCCTGGACCTGCTGCTGCGCACCGACGACCCCACCCGCACCGAACGGCTGGGCCGCGCGGTCATGGTGGACGCGCTGCTCGCGGGCGGCGACGCGGCCGCGGACCTGCTGCGCAAGTGGGGCGTCCACGAGACGACGCTGACGGCGTTCGTCCTCACCGCCCGGTCGGCGGCGGTGGAGGTCGAGCGGCTGGTGAGCCACTGGCTGGACGAGCTCGGCGCCGCCCACATCCTGACCGCCGACCGCAATACGGTCACCGGTTTCCTCCGGGACGACCAGGTCGACGCGATCGGCGACCGGGCGGAAGCCTACTCGTCCGCCCTTTTCCTCGGCCTGGGCCTGCCCGCGCCGGTGGACGCCCTCGCGCGCAGCGCCGCGGAGGCGCGGCTGGCGGTCGAGGCGGCGCGCGCGGAGGGCCGCCGCGTGGTGCGCTATCGCAGCATCCCGACAGTCCAGTACGTGATCGACCGGCTCAGCGACGGCGACGCCCTCCGGCTGGGCCACCTGCTCGACCCACTGCGCGACGCCGACGGCCGGCACGGCGAGCTGACCGAGACGCTCCGTGTCTACCTCGCCGAGAACGGCGCCTGGGGAGTCACCGCCGAACGGCTCGGCGTCCACCGCCAGACCCTGACCGGCCGCATCCACCGGGTGGAGGAGCTGACCGGCCTGTCGATGGCGGACGCCGACGACCGCGCGTCGGCCTGGCTGGCCCTGCGGGCGCTGGGGCGGCCGGGAGCCTGA
- a CDS encoding Zn-dependent alcohol dehydrogenase: MKAVVFREPSSPIEYTDVELAAPGPGEVRVRIAAAGVCHSDLHVKRGEWDAPAPLVMGHEGSGVVTELGEGVSSLAIGDHVVLSWVPPCGECRYCRSGHEARCQKVATVVAPQGVLFDGTSRLSRDGATVHHYLGVSSFAEEVVVPASGAVKVRDDAPLDIIAVVGCAVATGVGAVLNTAAVEPGSTVAVIGCGGVGLNVVQGARLAGAERIVAIDVLADKTQTALQFGATDRIDASQADAVEQLFDLIPDGVDYAFDAIGRTSTTEQAIRMLGLGGAAVIVGLPPTGAKASFEPLVLAEADQRILGSNYGSVRPSIDIPALVDRYMDGQLKLDPLISGRRPLAEAAEAFDDLEKGSVLRTLLIP; this comes from the coding sequence ATGAAGGCCGTCGTCTTCCGAGAGCCGTCCTCCCCGATCGAGTACACCGACGTGGAGCTCGCCGCCCCCGGACCGGGCGAGGTCCGCGTCCGCATCGCCGCGGCCGGCGTCTGCCACTCCGACCTGCACGTCAAGCGCGGGGAGTGGGACGCCCCGGCGCCCCTGGTCATGGGACACGAGGGCTCCGGCGTCGTGACCGAGCTCGGCGAGGGCGTCAGCTCGCTCGCCATCGGCGACCACGTCGTCCTCAGCTGGGTGCCGCCGTGCGGCGAGTGCCGGTACTGCCGGTCGGGCCACGAGGCCCGCTGCCAGAAGGTCGCGACCGTGGTCGCTCCGCAGGGCGTGCTCTTCGACGGCACCTCCCGGCTCTCGCGCGACGGCGCGACCGTCCACCACTACCTCGGCGTCTCGTCGTTCGCCGAGGAGGTCGTGGTCCCGGCCTCCGGCGCGGTGAAGGTGCGCGACGACGCCCCGCTCGACATCATCGCCGTGGTCGGCTGCGCCGTCGCGACCGGCGTCGGCGCCGTGCTCAACACGGCTGCCGTCGAGCCGGGCTCCACCGTCGCCGTGATCGGCTGCGGCGGCGTCGGCCTCAACGTCGTGCAGGGCGCGCGCCTGGCCGGAGCGGAGCGGATCGTCGCGATCGACGTGCTCGCGGACAAGACGCAGACCGCGCTGCAGTTCGGCGCCACCGACCGCATCGACGCGTCGCAGGCCGACGCAGTGGAGCAGCTCTTCGACCTGATCCCGGACGGTGTCGACTACGCCTTCGACGCGATCGGTCGCACCTCCACCACCGAGCAGGCGATCCGGATGCTCGGCCTCGGCGGCGCCGCCGTCATCGTCGGCCTCCCGCCGACGGGTGCGAAGGCCTCGTTCGAGCCGCTCGTGCTCGCGGAGGCCGACCAGCGCATCCTGGGCTCCAACTACGGCTCGGTGCGCCCCTCCATCGACATCCCCGCGCTGGTCGACCGCTACATGGACGGCCAGCTCAAGCTCGACCCCCTGATCTCGGGCCGGCGGCCGCTCGCGGAGGCGGCGGAGGCCTTCGACGACCTCGAGAAGGGCTCCGTGCTCCGCACCCTGCTCATCCCGTAG
- a CDS encoding APC family permease, which yields MTTSSDPRLAARPGSPTDAGLRHGVMSGPELAAQAIANIAPSAVIAFTAASIFIGAGNGTIYSFVLATIVILCVGYCVVVFARKHASAGSLYTYVAKGLGPTGAYLAGVTLVIGCWGIAAGSLGGAVSYFNQFLALLGVPTGGVGWYVGLAIVLGGLATLFTIRGIRLSARVSLVLELVSVTIITILLIAALVWAGPKAWDPAQVFAQGAPFQGIAAGMVLGILGFVGFSSADALGREAKNPYTAIPRAIMWSAVVVGILYVFAAYTQIAVLHEHLATSASPLEDIAKLIGMPSWFAPILTFGVGASFFAVVVAPLNVVGRVMYVMGKEGVLPERFGRTHERHLTPHRVLLVAGPAAILLDVILLLVGSDPMDITVWVDTYGTYGYMVAYALVAIACIAYTRHAGIPNRLVWVCAVVAVAAMAYVFFANIWPVPAFPLNVIPYLFLLTLIGAVAWFVYLARRRPEVIRNIGNTETESLEGVG from the coding sequence ATGACCACCAGTTCCGACCCCCGTCTGGCCGCGCGGCCCGGCAGCCCGACCGACGCCGGACTCCGGCACGGCGTCATGAGCGGACCCGAGCTGGCCGCGCAGGCGATCGCCAACATCGCGCCCAGCGCCGTCATCGCCTTCACCGCGGCGTCCATCTTCATCGGCGCGGGCAACGGCACGATCTACTCGTTCGTGCTCGCCACCATCGTCATCCTCTGCGTCGGCTACTGCGTGGTGGTCTTCGCCCGCAAGCACGCGTCGGCCGGCTCGCTCTACACGTACGTCGCCAAGGGCCTCGGCCCGACCGGCGCCTACCTCGCCGGCGTCACGCTGGTCATCGGCTGCTGGGGCATCGCCGCCGGCTCGCTCGGCGGCGCGGTCTCGTACTTCAACCAGTTCCTGGCGCTGCTCGGCGTCCCGACCGGTGGCGTCGGCTGGTACGTCGGCCTCGCGATCGTGCTCGGCGGCCTGGCGACGCTGTTCACCATCCGCGGCATCCGGCTGTCGGCCCGCGTCTCGCTCGTGCTGGAGCTCGTCTCCGTCACGATCATCACCATCCTGCTGATCGCGGCGCTCGTCTGGGCCGGCCCGAAGGCCTGGGACCCGGCGCAGGTCTTCGCGCAGGGCGCTCCGTTCCAGGGCATCGCCGCCGGCATGGTGCTCGGCATCCTCGGCTTCGTCGGCTTCTCCTCCGCGGACGCGCTCGGCCGCGAGGCCAAGAACCCGTACACCGCCATCCCGCGCGCGATCATGTGGAGCGCGGTCGTCGTCGGCATCCTCTACGTGTTCGCCGCCTACACGCAGATCGCCGTGCTGCACGAGCACCTCGCCACCAGCGCCAGCCCGCTGGAGGACATCGCGAAGCTGATCGGCATGCCGTCCTGGTTCGCGCCCATCCTCACCTTCGGCGTCGGCGCCTCGTTCTTCGCGGTCGTCGTGGCCCCGCTCAACGTCGTCGGCCGGGTCATGTACGTGATGGGCAAGGAGGGCGTCCTCCCCGAGCGCTTCGGCCGCACCCACGAGCGCCACCTGACCCCGCACCGCGTGCTCCTGGTCGCCGGCCCCGCGGCGATCCTGCTCGACGTGATCCTGCTGCTGGTCGGCTCCGACCCGATGGACATCACGGTCTGGGTGGACACCTACGGCACCTACGGCTACATGGTCGCCTACGCGCTGGTCGCGATCGCGTGCATCGCCTACACCCGCCACGCGGGCATCCCGAACCGGCTGGTCTGGGTCTGCGCGGTGGTCGCCGTCGCGGCGATGGCGTACGTGTTCTTCGCGAACATCTGGCCGGTGCCGGCGTTCCCGCTGAACGTCATCCCGTACCTCTTCCTCCTGACGCTGATCGGGGCGGTGGCGTGGTTCGTGTACCTGGCGCGCCGCCGGCCGGAGGTCATCCGGAACATCGGCAACACCGAGACCGAGTCGCTGGAGGGGGTCGGCTGA
- a CDS encoding COG4280 domain-containing protein encodes MNSLALFVAVFLACLVEAVEATTIVLAAGATRNWRSALTGTAAGVVVLAVIVAVVGPAITLIPIGFLRLVVGGLLLVFGMQWIRKAVLRASGYKALHDETLIYEREVAEARAARKESRFGVRDWFAFTLSFKAVLLEGLEVVFIVLTFGANQNQIGLASLAAVAAIVVVVLIGAAVRAPLSRVPENTLKFVVGVMLTSFGLFWGAEGAGAVWPGADLALLVIIPAVGVFSLLLVAVLRRRKAAQLRRESRPVGASEPAPVLVTTTGDAQGHAAETAAAPASATTASAPQRQNAVVRGLRSFGLFWWDFIVGDDWQIAAGTAVGLAITFAVSGWSGAWLVMPVVVALLIPYGIMRALR; translated from the coding sequence GTGAACTCACTCGCCTTGTTCGTCGCTGTCTTCCTGGCGTGCCTGGTCGAAGCCGTCGAGGCGACCACGATCGTGCTCGCCGCCGGCGCCACCCGCAACTGGCGCTCGGCGCTGACCGGGACCGCGGCCGGCGTGGTCGTGCTCGCCGTCATCGTCGCCGTCGTAGGCCCGGCGATCACGCTCATCCCGATCGGCTTCCTCCGGCTGGTGGTCGGCGGTCTCCTGCTCGTCTTCGGAATGCAGTGGATCCGCAAGGCCGTGCTGCGCGCGAGCGGCTACAAGGCCCTGCACGACGAGACGCTGATCTACGAACGGGAGGTGGCGGAGGCGCGCGCCGCCCGCAAGGAGAGCCGCTTCGGTGTCCGCGACTGGTTCGCCTTCACGCTGTCGTTCAAGGCGGTGCTGCTGGAGGGGCTGGAGGTCGTCTTCATCGTCCTCACCTTCGGCGCGAACCAGAACCAGATCGGCCTGGCCTCCCTCGCCGCCGTCGCCGCGATCGTCGTGGTCGTCCTGATCGGCGCCGCGGTGCGCGCCCCGCTGTCGCGCGTGCCGGAGAACACCCTGAAGTTCGTCGTCGGCGTGATGCTGACCTCGTTCGGCCTGTTCTGGGGTGCGGAGGGCGCGGGAGCCGTCTGGCCGGGCGCCGACCTGGCGCTGCTGGTCATCATCCCCGCCGTCGGCGTGTTCTCGCTGCTGCTCGTCGCGGTGCTCCGCCGCCGGAAGGCCGCTCAGCTGCGCCGCGAGTCGCGGCCGGTCGGTGCGTCCGAGCCGGCGCCGGTCCTCGTCACGACGACGGGCGACGCCCAGGGGCACGCTGCCGAGACGGCCGCGGCGCCGGCCTCCGCCACAACCGCCTCCGCCCCGCAGCGGCAGAACGCCGTGGTGCGCGGACTGCGCTCGTTCGGGCTGTTCTGGTGGGACTTCATCGTCGGCGACGACTGGCAGATCGCGGCCGGAACGGCCGTCGGGCTCGCGATCACGTTCGCGGTGAGCGGCTGGTCGGGAGCGTGGCTGGTCATGCCGGTCGTCGTGGCGCTCCTCATCCCCTACGGAATCATGCGCGCACTGCGCTGA
- a CDS encoding Chromate resistance protein ChrB, with amino-acid sequence MTDDAETAERPGTAWNVLVYRVPSEPTRLRATVWRRLKALGAIYLQNSVAALPDDVASERALRKLRHEILELGGTAALLRSEVLAGDAGIVSAFQDARTDEYEEIIDRCQGFLRELEKEYTESHFSYAELEENEVDYTKLVNWLEKVQTRDRFGAPKRAEAEEAVASCATALEEYAARVYAEEPEGH; translated from the coding sequence ATGACCGACGACGCCGAGACCGCCGAACGCCCCGGGACGGCGTGGAACGTGCTCGTCTACCGGGTCCCCTCCGAGCCGACCCGGCTGCGGGCGACGGTGTGGCGCCGGCTGAAGGCGCTCGGCGCGATCTACCTGCAGAACTCGGTCGCCGCCCTTCCCGACGACGTCGCGAGCGAGCGGGCGCTGCGCAAGCTGCGGCACGAGATCCTGGAGCTCGGCGGCACGGCCGCCCTTCTCCGCTCGGAGGTTCTCGCGGGTGACGCCGGCATCGTCTCGGCGTTCCAGGACGCCCGCACCGACGAGTACGAGGAGATCATCGACCGGTGCCAGGGCTTCCTGCGCGAGCTCGAGAAGGAGTACACGGAGTCGCACTTCAGCTACGCCGAGTTGGAGGAGAACGAGGTCGACTACACCAAGCTCGTCAACTGGCTGGAGAAGGTGCAGACCCGCGACCGCTTCGGGGCGCCGAAGCGCGCCGAGGCGGAGGAGGCCGTGGCGTCGTGCGCCACAGCGCTGGAGGAGTACGCGGCCCGCGTATACGCGGAGGAGCCGGAGGGGCACTGA